One Amycolatopsis thermophila DNA segment encodes these proteins:
- the pheT gene encoding phenylalanine--tRNA ligase subunit beta, giving the protein MRVPVSWLLEHLDAGEVGPRELAEAFIRIGIEVDEVRSLDQVTGPLVIGRVAEIEELTEFKKPIRYCRVDVGEEASDDEPADNEGPSGIRTRGIVCGATNFAEGDLVVVALPGTVLPGPFEIASRKTYGRISDGMICSARELGLGDDHTGILVLPPSTASPGDSAYEVLGLADTVLELTPTPDRGYALSVRGLARELAAALDVSFGDPAALDLPAAEGEAWPVEIEDPTGCDRFVVRRVTGLDAGAPTPWWMRRRLLLAGIRSISLAVDVTNYVMLELGQPLHAWDTASLQGGLVVRRAKPGEKLTTLDDVERTLDADDVVIADERGVASLAGTMGGASTEISAESTDVLLEGAHWDPPSISRTARRHKLFSEAAKRFERFTDPQVCAAAVERAARLLRTYGDGSIQPGRTDVGSVAPPAPITMPISLPDQIAGVRYERGVTVQRLQQIGCKTTVGAGDDGVALVHATPPSWRGDLEQPADLVEEVLRLEGYDSIPSVLPTAPAGTGLTAAQRRRRTVSRALAEAGYVEVQPFPFVGEQVWDAFGLPADDVRRKTVKVQNPLEADKDRMATTLLPGLLETLQRNASRGFKDLALFHIGQVVLPGANPVPVPDLGVDGRPSDEELAQLEAAVPAQPQHVAVVLAGQREHAGWWGKGEQAGWADAVQAARLVGQAAGVELRVRNAELAPWHPGRCAELLVGDWPVGHAGELHPKVVEALGLPKRTVAMELDLDAIPLQDRRPAPVISPYPPVLLDVALVVDEKVPAADLAEALVAGGGDLLEATSLFDVYTGDQVGEGKRSLAYKLRFRAADRTLTVDEATEARDAAIAEAGTRYGAELRA; this is encoded by the coding sequence GTGCGAGTCCCCGTCAGCTGGCTGCTCGAGCACCTGGACGCCGGCGAGGTCGGACCGCGGGAGCTGGCCGAGGCGTTCATCCGGATCGGCATCGAGGTCGACGAGGTCCGCTCGCTGGACCAGGTCACCGGCCCGCTCGTGATCGGCCGCGTCGCCGAGATCGAGGAGCTGACCGAGTTCAAGAAGCCGATCCGGTACTGCCGCGTCGATGTCGGCGAGGAAGCCTCCGACGACGAGCCCGCCGACAACGAGGGCCCGTCCGGCATCCGCACGCGCGGCATCGTCTGCGGCGCCACCAACTTCGCCGAGGGCGACCTGGTGGTCGTCGCGCTGCCCGGCACCGTGCTGCCCGGGCCGTTCGAGATCGCCTCGCGCAAGACCTACGGCCGGATCAGCGACGGCATGATCTGCTCGGCCCGCGAGCTGGGGCTGGGGGACGACCACACCGGCATCCTCGTGCTCCCGCCGTCGACGGCCAGCCCGGGCGATTCCGCGTACGAGGTCCTCGGGCTCGCCGACACCGTGCTGGAGCTGACGCCCACCCCCGACCGCGGCTACGCGCTGTCGGTGCGCGGGCTGGCGCGTGAGCTGGCCGCCGCGCTGGACGTGTCGTTCGGCGACCCGGCCGCGCTGGATCTGCCCGCCGCCGAGGGCGAGGCCTGGCCGGTCGAGATCGAGGACCCGACCGGCTGCGACCGGTTCGTGGTGCGCCGGGTGACCGGCCTGGACGCCGGCGCCCCGACGCCGTGGTGGATGCGCCGCCGGCTGCTGCTGGCCGGTATCCGGTCGATCTCGCTGGCCGTGGACGTCACCAACTACGTGATGCTCGAGCTCGGCCAGCCGTTGCACGCGTGGGACACCGCGTCCCTGCAGGGCGGCCTGGTCGTCCGGCGCGCGAAGCCGGGGGAGAAGCTGACCACCCTCGACGACGTGGAGCGCACGCTCGACGCGGACGACGTGGTGATCGCCGACGAGCGCGGCGTGGCCTCGCTGGCCGGCACCATGGGCGGCGCGAGCACCGAGATCAGCGCCGAGAGCACGGACGTCCTGCTCGAGGGCGCCCACTGGGACCCGCCGTCGATCAGTCGCACCGCGCGGCGGCACAAGCTGTTCTCCGAAGCCGCGAAGCGGTTCGAGCGGTTCACCGACCCGCAGGTGTGCGCGGCCGCGGTCGAGCGTGCGGCGCGGCTGCTGCGCACCTACGGCGACGGCAGCATCCAGCCCGGCCGCACCGACGTCGGCAGCGTCGCGCCGCCGGCCCCGATCACCATGCCGATCAGCCTGCCCGACCAGATCGCCGGCGTCCGCTACGAGCGCGGTGTCACCGTCCAGCGGCTGCAGCAGATCGGATGCAAGACCACGGTCGGCGCCGGTGACGACGGCGTCGCCCTGGTGCACGCGACCCCGCCCAGCTGGCGTGGCGACCTCGAGCAGCCCGCCGACCTCGTCGAGGAGGTGCTGCGGCTCGAGGGCTACGACAGCATCCCCTCGGTCCTGCCCACCGCCCCGGCCGGGACCGGCCTCACCGCCGCCCAGCGGCGGCGCCGCACGGTCTCCCGCGCCCTCGCCGAGGCCGGCTACGTCGAGGTCCAGCCGTTCCCGTTCGTGGGGGAGCAGGTGTGGGACGCCTTCGGCCTGCCCGCCGACGACGTGCGCCGCAAGACGGTGAAGGTGCAGAACCCGCTCGAGGCCGACAAGGACCGGATGGCGACCACGCTGCTGCCCGGTCTGCTGGAAACCTTGCAGCGCAACGCCTCCCGCGGGTTCAAGGACCTCGCGTTGTTCCACATCGGACAGGTCGTGCTGCCGGGTGCGAACCCGGTGCCGGTGCCCGACCTGGGTGTCGACGGCCGGCCGTCGGACGAGGAGCTGGCGCAGCTGGAGGCGGCGGTGCCGGCCCAGCCGCAGCACGTGGCCGTGGTGCTGGCCGGCCAGCGTGAGCACGCGGGCTGGTGGGGCAAGGGCGAGCAGGCAGGCTGGGCGGACGCCGTCCAGGCCGCGCGTCTGGTCGGCCAGGCGGCGGGGGTCGAGCTGCGGGTGCGCAACGCCGAGCTGGCGCCGTGGCACCCGGGCCGCTGCGCCGAGCTGCTGGTCGGCGATTGGCCGGTCGGGCACGCCGGCGAGCTGCACCCCAAGGTGGTCGAGGCGCTCGGGCTGCCCAAGCGGACGGTCGCGATGGAGCTCGACCTCGACGCGATCCCGCTGCAGGACCGCAGGCCGGCGCCGGTGATCTCGCCGTACCCGCCGGTGCTGCTGGACGTGGCGCTGGTCGTCGACGAGAAGGTGCCGGCCGCGGACCTGGCCGAGGCCCTGGTCGCGGGCGGTGGTGACCTGCTCGAGGCGACCTCGTTGTTCGACGTCTACACCGGTGACCAGGTCGGCGAGGGCAAGCGGTCGCTGGCCTACAAGCTGCGTTTCCGCGCCGCGGACCGCACGCTCACCGTGGACGAGGCGACCGAGGCGCGTGACGCCGCCATCGCCGAGGCCGGCACCCGGTACGGTGCCGAGCTGCGCGCGTAG
- the pheS gene encoding phenylalanine--tRNA ligase subunit alpha, translated as MSGATEKQELTPAEATSPETLGAAVKHAEAEFQAAGDLDALAAVKPAHLGDHSPLMLARRAIGALSKQEKAEVGKRVNEARQAIQSAFDARRATLVAERDERVLREEAVDVTLPWDRIPRGARHPLTTVSERIADVFVAMGWEVAEGPELEAEWFNFDALNFAKDHPARQMQDTFYAGEPGSGLVLRTHTSPVQARTLLHRDLPVYVVCPGRTYRTDELDATHTPVFSQVEGLAVDKGITMAHLKGTLDAFARAMFGEKSRTRLRPHFFPFTEPSAEVDVWFEEKAGGAGWVEWGGCGMVHPNVLRACGVDPDVYSGFAFGMGIERTLQFRNGIPDMRDIVEGDVRFTLPFGTEA; from the coding sequence ATGTCCGGAGCCACCGAGAAGCAGGAACTGACCCCGGCCGAGGCCACCTCGCCCGAGACCCTGGGGGCGGCGGTCAAGCACGCCGAAGCCGAGTTCCAGGCCGCGGGCGACCTGGACGCCCTGGCCGCGGTGAAGCCGGCCCACCTGGGGGACCACTCGCCGCTGATGCTGGCCCGCCGCGCCATCGGCGCGCTGTCCAAGCAGGAGAAGGCCGAGGTCGGCAAGCGCGTCAACGAGGCACGCCAGGCCATCCAGTCCGCCTTCGACGCCCGCCGTGCCACGCTCGTCGCCGAGCGCGACGAGCGCGTCCTGCGCGAGGAGGCCGTCGACGTCACGCTGCCGTGGGACCGGATCCCGCGCGGCGCGCGGCACCCGCTCACCACGGTGAGCGAGCGGATCGCCGACGTCTTCGTGGCGATGGGCTGGGAGGTCGCCGAGGGTCCCGAGCTGGAGGCCGAGTGGTTCAACTTCGACGCCCTCAACTTCGCCAAGGACCACCCGGCCCGGCAGATGCAGGACACCTTCTACGCCGGTGAGCCGGGCTCCGGGCTGGTGCTGCGCACGCACACCTCGCCGGTGCAGGCCCGCACGCTGCTGCACCGCGACCTGCCGGTCTACGTCGTCTGCCCCGGCCGCACCTACCGCACCGACGAGCTGGACGCCACGCACACCCCGGTGTTCTCCCAGGTCGAGGGTCTCGCGGTGGACAAGGGCATCACGATGGCCCACCTCAAGGGCACCCTGGACGCCTTCGCCCGCGCGATGTTCGGCGAGAAGTCCCGGACCCGGCTGCGCCCGCACTTCTTCCCCTTCACCGAGCCCTCCGCCGAGGTCGACGTGTGGTTCGAGGAGAAGGCCGGTGGCGCGGGCTGGGTCGAGTGGGGTGGCTGCGGCATGGTCCACCCGAACGTGCTGCGCGCCTGTGGTGTGGACCCGGACGTCTACTCCGGCTTCGCGTTCGGCATGGGCATCGAGCGGACACTGCAGTTCCGCAACGGCATTCCCGACATGCGTGACATCGTCGAGGGCGATGTCCGCTTCACCCTTCCCTTCGGAACGGAGGCCTGA
- a CDS encoding TrmH family RNA methyltransferase yields MTRPGAAPFTERTPRVVAARRLTRRAERDKTGRFLAEGANAVGAALARDPAGVHELFVTDRAAQAHPDLVATAREAGVRVSRITDRAAAGLSETVTPQGIVAVCTVLDRPLEGLLGPSARLVAVLDGVADPGNAGTVIRVADAAGADAVLLTGDSVDPHNGKCVRASAGSLFHLPLARVRDTAAALGACRAAGLRLLAAHGYADTELGALDAAVPTAWVFGNEAHGLAPEVLSAVDLPVRIPLYGAAESLNLATAAAVCLYTSAMAARRPAG; encoded by the coding sequence CTGACCCGGCCCGGGGCGGCTCCGTTCACCGAACGGACCCCCCGGGTCGTTGCTGCGCGGCGCCTGACGCGCCGCGCGGAGCGCGACAAGACCGGCCGGTTCCTGGCCGAGGGCGCCAACGCGGTCGGCGCGGCGCTGGCGCGTGACCCCGCCGGGGTGCACGAGCTGTTCGTGACCGACCGTGCCGCTCAGGCGCACCCGGACCTCGTCGCCACCGCGCGCGAGGCGGGCGTGCGCGTCTCGCGCATCACCGACCGGGCGGCCGCCGGGCTGTCGGAGACCGTGACCCCGCAGGGCATCGTCGCGGTGTGCACCGTGCTCGACCGGCCCCTGGAGGGCCTGCTCGGCCCGTCCGCCCGGCTGGTCGCCGTGCTGGACGGCGTGGCCGACCCCGGCAACGCGGGCACCGTCATCCGGGTGGCCGACGCCGCGGGTGCCGACGCGGTCCTCCTCACCGGTGACAGCGTCGACCCGCACAACGGCAAGTGCGTCCGTGCCTCCGCCGGCAGCCTCTTCCACCTCCCCCTCGCGCGTGTGCGCGACACCGCCGCCGCTCTCGGCGCCTGCCGCGCCGCCGGGCTGCGCCTGCTCGCCGCCCACGGATACGCCGACACCGAGCTGGGCGCCCTCGACGCGGCCGTGCCGACCGCCTGGGTCTTCGGCAACGAGGCCCACGGGCTCGCGCCCGAGGTGCTGTCCGCGGTGGATCTCCCGGTGCGGATACCGCTCTACGGCGCGGCGGAGAGCCTCAACCTGGCCACGGCGGCCGCCGTGTGCCTCTACACCAGCGCGATGGCGGCCCGTCGTCCGGCCGGGTGA
- the rplT gene encoding 50S ribosomal protein L20, with protein MARVKRAVNAQKKRRATLELASGYRGQRSRLYRKAKEQMLHSLNYAYRDRRARKGDFRQLWITRINAAARQNGVTYNRFIQGLKAAGVEVDRKILADLAVNDAAAFTALAELAKQHVTTGPSDEKKSA; from the coding sequence GTGGCACGCGTCAAGCGGGCGGTCAACGCCCAGAAGAAGCGTCGCGCAACTCTCGAACTGGCCAGCGGCTACCGCGGCCAGCGCTCGCGGCTGTACCGCAAGGCGAAGGAGCAGATGCTCCACTCGCTCAACTACGCCTACCGGGACCGCCGTGCCCGCAAGGGTGACTTCCGCCAGCTGTGGATCACCCGCATCAACGCGGCCGCGCGGCAGAACGGCGTGACCTACAACCGCTTCATCCAGGGCCTCAAGGCCGCTGGTGTCGAGGTCGACCGCAAGATCCTCGCCGACCTCGCCGTCAACGACGCCGCGGCGTTCACCGCGCTGGCCGAGCTGGCCAAGCAGCACGTGACGACCGGGCCGAGCGACGAGAAGAAGTCGGCCTGA
- the rpmI gene encoding 50S ribosomal protein L35, giving the protein MPKMKTHSGTSKRIRVTGTGKLRRQKAGRRHLMEKKSSRVTRRLEGTAEVAKNDVGRVKRLLGR; this is encoded by the coding sequence ATGCCGAAGATGAAGACGCACAGCGGGACCTCGAAGCGCATCCGGGTCACCGGCACGGGCAAGCTCCGCCGTCAGAAGGCGGGCCGCCGCCACCTGATGGAGAAGAAGTCCAGCCGCGTCACCCGCCGCCTGGAGGGCACCGCCGAGGTCGCCAAGAACGACGTCGGCCGGGTCAAGCGGCTGCTCGGCCGCTGA
- the infC gene encoding translation initiation factor IF-3: MSSETRINERIRVPEVRLVGPNGEQVGIVRIEDALRLAQEADLDLVEVAPQARPPVCKLMDYGKFKYESAQKARESRRNQQLTVIKEQKLRPKIDQHDYETKKGHVSRFLSAGNKVKVTIMFRGREQSRPELGFRLLQKLAEDVSELGYVEASPKQDGRNMIMVLAPHKNAKPKPKVKEPVES; this comes from the coding sequence ATCAGCTCCGAGACACGCATCAACGAACGCATCCGCGTTCCCGAGGTCCGGCTCGTCGGACCGAACGGCGAACAGGTCGGCATCGTCCGGATCGAGGATGCGCTCAGGCTCGCCCAGGAAGCGGATCTCGACCTCGTCGAGGTCGCCCCGCAGGCGCGCCCGCCGGTCTGCAAGCTCATGGACTACGGCAAGTTCAAGTACGAGAGCGCGCAGAAGGCCCGCGAGTCACGCCGTAACCAGCAGCTCACCGTCATCAAAGAGCAGAAGCTGCGCCCGAAGATCGACCAGCACGACTACGAGACGAAGAAGGGCCACGTGTCCCGCTTCCTCTCCGCCGGGAACAAGGTCAAGGTGACCATCATGTTCCGCGGTCGTGAGCAGTCGAGGCCGGAGCTGGGTTTCCGGCTGCTGCAGAAGCTCGCCGAGGACGTGTCCGAGCTCGGTTACGTGGAGGCGTCCCCGAAGCAGGACGGCCGCAACATGATCATGGTGCTGGCGCCCCACAAGAACGCCAAGCCCAAGCCGAAGGTCAAGGAACCCGTCGAGTCCTGA
- a CDS encoding DUF1844 domain-containing protein, with protein MLDDGSNAPDPGDISPPVRDLQDIPSVEVISRAAVMLLSAAAERLGLADEDPDTSPHRDLDEARRLITALAGLVTASAEYLGVHAAPLRDGLQSLQRAFREASAVPDAPGQGPGEKYTGPVI; from the coding sequence GTGCTTGACGATGGTTCCAACGCGCCCGACCCGGGCGATATTTCCCCGCCCGTCCGCGACCTGCAGGACATCCCCAGTGTCGAGGTCATCAGCCGGGCCGCGGTGATGCTGCTGTCCGCCGCGGCCGAGCGGCTCGGGCTCGCCGACGAGGACCCGGACACCAGCCCGCACCGCGACCTGGACGAGGCCCGGCGCCTCATCACCGCGCTGGCCGGCCTGGTCACGGCGTCGGCCGAGTACCTCGGTGTGCACGCCGCTCCCCTGCGTGACGGCCTGCAGTCGCTGCAGCGGGCCTTCCGCGAGGCCTCCGCCGTGCCCGACGCGCCCGGCCAGGGCCCCGGCGAGAAGTACACCGGCCCGGTGATCTGA
- a CDS encoding RidA family protein has protein sequence MGKVSISTENAPKPAANYSPAVRKGNILQLAGQVPFDPKTGEIVGTTVGEQTRQVFANLEALLREAGSGWEDVVMVRAYLTERDHFAAFNEVYNELMPEPYPARTTVYVGLAAGLLVEIDLLAVVD, from the coding sequence ATGGGCAAGGTCTCGATCAGCACGGAGAACGCCCCGAAGCCGGCGGCGAACTACTCGCCCGCGGTGCGCAAGGGCAACATCCTGCAGCTGGCCGGGCAGGTCCCGTTCGATCCGAAGACCGGGGAGATCGTCGGCACGACCGTCGGCGAGCAGACGCGCCAGGTGTTCGCCAACCTCGAGGCGCTGCTGCGCGAGGCGGGCTCGGGGTGGGAGGACGTCGTGATGGTGCGGGCCTACCTGACCGAGCGCGACCACTTCGCGGCCTTCAACGAGGTCTACAACGAGCTGATGCCGGAGCCCTACCCGGCGCGCACCACCGTGTACGTCGGCCTGGCGGCCGGTCTCCTGGTCGAGATCGACCTGCTGGCCGTCGTGGACTGA
- a CDS encoding IclR family transcriptional regulator has protein sequence MSQSLERGLSLLGALAGGATTLDELAGELGVHKSTVLRLLRTLEGQHFVQREGTRHYRLGSALFDLANRALEDRDVRRSSAPALAALNERTGHTVHLATYEDGEVVYVDKYEGRHTVRMYSRVGKRAPLHCTAVGKVLVAARPAAQRAAIAHDLDYPALTANTITTAEAYLAELEKVAEQGYAVDDAEHEDFIHCIAAPVRGQGGEVLAAVSLSVPRVLLDHDGLLALLPQLRAAAEDASIHSGWSR, from the coding sequence GTGAGCCAGAGTCTTGAGCGCGGGCTGAGCCTGCTCGGCGCGCTCGCCGGCGGCGCGACCACGCTCGACGAGCTGGCCGGCGAGCTGGGGGTGCACAAGTCCACGGTGCTGCGCCTGCTGCGCACCCTGGAGGGCCAGCACTTCGTGCAGCGGGAGGGAACGCGGCACTACCGGCTCGGCAGCGCGCTGTTCGACCTGGCGAACCGGGCGCTGGAGGACCGGGACGTGCGGCGCAGCTCCGCGCCCGCGCTGGCGGCGCTCAACGAGCGCACCGGGCACACCGTCCACCTCGCCACCTACGAGGACGGCGAGGTCGTCTACGTCGACAAGTACGAGGGCCGCCACACGGTGCGGATGTACTCGCGCGTCGGCAAACGTGCGCCCCTGCACTGCACCGCCGTCGGCAAGGTCCTGGTGGCCGCGCGGCCGGCGGCCCAGCGCGCGGCGATCGCGCACGACCTGGACTACCCCGCGCTGACCGCCAACACCATCACCACGGCCGAGGCCTACCTGGCCGAACTGGAGAAGGTCGCCGAGCAGGGGTACGCGGTCGACGACGCCGAGCACGAGGACTTCATCCACTGCATCGCCGCGCCGGTGCGCGGTCAGGGCGGGGAGGTGCTCGCAGCCGTGTCGCTGTCCGTGCCGCGCGTGCTGCTGGACCACGACGGCCTGCTGGCGCTGCTGCCGCAGCTGCGGGCCGCGGCCGAGGACGCGTCCATCCACAGTGGATGGAGCAGGTGA
- a CDS encoding amino acid deaminase, translated as MVSSDCTLDPAALASIAGERLDWRFKSIPAGLWGLTLAEAAARRPNLFTDGFVGPVVVLEAGALDHNLRTMAQWCDRAGVRLAPHGKTTMAPQLFARQAEHGAWGITAANTSQLRVYRAFGVSRVLLANQLVDPAALRWLGAELDAHPEFEFSCWVDSVTSVELMTEALAGVDRPVDVLVELGGDGGRTGVRDLATGLAVAEAAHASPALRLAGTGGYEGALAHDPGERSRDVVAAYLRNLRELTREIADRGLFARLDQVIVTAGGSAYFDQVAAALTEDWGGLPVVPVLRSGAYVTHDDGFYRGISPLGEHPRIDGTPPFRSALRAWAQVTSRPTDELALLTLGKRDASFDEGLPEPQWHRRPGGEPEKLAGHTVTALNDQHAFLALPPDSPLRVGDWVGLGLSHPCTVFDKWPLLPVVDGDTVVGFVRTYF; from the coding sequence ATGGTCTCGTCCGATTGCACCCTGGACCCCGCCGCGCTGGCCTCGATCGCCGGTGAACGCCTCGACTGGCGGTTCAAATCCATCCCCGCCGGCCTGTGGGGGCTCACCCTGGCGGAGGCCGCCGCGCGACGGCCGAACCTGTTCACCGACGGCTTCGTGGGACCGGTCGTCGTGCTGGAGGCCGGCGCACTGGACCACAACCTGCGCACGATGGCGCAGTGGTGCGACCGGGCCGGCGTCCGCCTCGCCCCGCACGGCAAGACGACCATGGCACCCCAGCTGTTCGCGCGCCAGGCCGAGCACGGCGCGTGGGGCATCACCGCGGCCAACACGAGCCAGCTGCGGGTCTACCGGGCCTTCGGCGTCTCGCGGGTCCTGCTGGCCAACCAGCTCGTCGACCCGGCGGCGCTGCGCTGGCTGGGCGCCGAGCTGGACGCGCACCCGGAGTTCGAGTTCAGCTGCTGGGTGGACTCCGTCACCTCGGTCGAGCTGATGACCGAGGCGCTCGCCGGCGTGGACCGCCCGGTCGACGTGCTGGTCGAGCTGGGCGGGGACGGCGGGCGCACCGGCGTCCGCGACCTGGCCACCGGACTGGCGGTGGCCGAAGCCGCGCACGCGAGCCCGGCGCTGCGGCTGGCGGGCACCGGCGGTTACGAGGGCGCCCTGGCCCACGACCCGGGCGAGCGCTCGCGGGACGTCGTCGCGGCCTACCTGCGGAACCTGCGGGAGCTGACGCGGGAGATCGCGGACCGGGGCCTGTTCGCCCGGCTGGACCAGGTGATCGTGACCGCGGGCGGCAGCGCCTACTTCGACCAGGTCGCCGCGGCCCTCACCGAGGACTGGGGCGGCCTGCCGGTCGTGCCCGTGCTGCGCAGCGGCGCCTACGTGACGCACGACGACGGCTTCTACCGCGGCATCTCGCCGCTGGGCGAGCACCCACGCATCGACGGCACACCGCCGTTCCGTTCCGCGCTGCGCGCCTGGGCCCAGGTCACCTCCCGGCCCACCGACGAGCTGGCGCTGCTGACGCTGGGCAAGCGGGACGCCTCCTTCGACGAGGGGCTGCCCGAGCCGCAATGGCACCGCCGGCCCGGCGGCGAGCCGGAGAAGCTGGCCGGCCACACCGTGACCGCGCTCAACGACCAGCACGCGTTCCTCGCGCTGCCCCCGGATTCCCCGCTGCGCGTGGGCGACTGGGTGGGGCTGGGCCTGTCCCACCCGTGCACGGTGTTCGACAAATGGCCGCTGCTGCCCGTGGTCGACGGCGACACCGTCGTCGGCTTCGTGCGCACGTACTTCTAG
- a CDS encoding N-acyl-D-amino-acid deacylase family protein has translation MDLVLRGARIADGTGAALFRADVGIDGGRIADIGDGVTGTRVIDADGLVLAPGFVDMHAHSDLQLLADPGHLAKVSQGVTTEVLGQDGLSYAPADDTTLAALREQLAGWNDDPPGFDWDWRSVGEYLDRLDRGVAVNAAYLVPQGTVRMLAVGFDARPATESEVDRMRELVATGLDEGAVGMSSGLTYTPGMYADDDELVALCEVVGARGGYYSPHHRSYGAGALDAFAEMVEVCRRARCPLHLAHATMNFSVNRGRAPDLLRLLDSALDEGMDITLDTYPYLPGATYLSALLPSWAAEGGVAATLERLSDPDTRERMRVAIEETGSDGAHGVPIDWESIEINGVRRAENAHLVGLSVAESARRAGVPAAQLYFDVLVSERLGTSCLMHVGHEENVRAIMRHRTHTAGSDGLLVGDRPHPRAWGTFPRYLGRYVRELGVLDLADCVAHLTGRPAKRLRLTDRGLVRPGYAADLVLFDPATVADTATFDEPRQQAAGIPYVFVNGVAAIDDGRPTGALAGHSLRRSA, from the coding sequence ATGGACCTCGTTCTGCGGGGCGCGCGGATCGCCGACGGCACCGGTGCTGCCCTGTTCCGGGCCGACGTGGGCATCGACGGCGGCCGGATCGCCGACATCGGTGACGGTGTCACCGGCACCCGCGTGATCGACGCGGACGGGCTGGTGCTCGCACCCGGGTTCGTCGACATGCACGCGCACTCCGACCTGCAGCTGCTCGCCGACCCGGGCCACCTGGCCAAGGTCTCCCAGGGCGTCACCACCGAGGTGCTCGGGCAGGACGGCCTGTCCTACGCGCCGGCCGACGACACGACGCTGGCCGCGCTGCGCGAGCAGCTCGCCGGCTGGAACGACGACCCGCCCGGCTTCGACTGGGACTGGCGCTCCGTCGGCGAGTACCTGGACCGGCTCGACCGCGGCGTCGCGGTCAACGCCGCCTACCTGGTCCCGCAGGGCACGGTGCGGATGCTGGCCGTCGGGTTCGACGCGCGCCCGGCCACGGAGTCCGAAGTGGACCGGATGCGCGAGCTGGTCGCCACCGGCCTCGACGAGGGCGCGGTCGGCATGTCCTCCGGGCTGACCTACACGCCGGGGATGTACGCCGACGACGACGAACTGGTCGCGCTGTGCGAGGTGGTCGGCGCGCGCGGCGGGTACTACAGCCCGCACCACCGCAGCTACGGTGCCGGCGCGCTGGACGCGTTCGCCGAGATGGTCGAGGTGTGCCGCCGCGCGCGGTGCCCGCTGCACCTCGCGCACGCCACGATGAACTTCTCGGTCAACCGGGGCAGGGCGCCGGATCTGCTGCGGCTGCTGGACTCCGCGCTCGACGAGGGCATGGACATCACGCTCGACACCTACCCCTACCTGCCCGGCGCGACGTACCTGTCCGCGCTGCTGCCGAGCTGGGCGGCCGAAGGCGGGGTGGCCGCGACGCTCGAGCGTCTGTCCGATCCGGACACCCGGGAACGGATGCGGGTCGCGATCGAGGAGACCGGGTCGGACGGTGCGCACGGCGTGCCGATCGACTGGGAGAGCATCGAGATCAACGGGGTCCGGCGGGCCGAGAACGCCCACCTGGTCGGCCTTTCCGTCGCCGAGTCCGCCCGGCGCGCGGGTGTTCCCGCCGCACAGCTGTACTTCGACGTCCTGGTGTCCGAACGGCTCGGCACGTCGTGCCTGATGCACGTCGGGCACGAGGAGAACGTGCGGGCCATCATGCGGCACCGCACCCACACCGCTGGCAGCGACGGGCTCCTGGTCGGCGACCGCCCGCACCCGCGGGCCTGGGGCACCTTCCCCCGCTACCTCGGCCGCTACGTCCGCGAACTGGGTGTGCTCGACCTCGCCGACTGCGTCGCGCACCTGACCGGACGTCCGGCGAAACGGCTGCGGCTGACCGATCGCGGGCTCGTGCGCCCCGGCTACGCGGCCGATCTCGTGCTGTTCGACCCCGCCACGGTGGCCGACACCGCCACCTTCGACGAGCCGCGGCAGCAGGCCGCGGGCATCCCCTACGTCTTCGTCAACGGCGTCGCGGCCATCGACGACGGCAGGCCCACCGGCGCGCTCGCCGGCCACTCCCTCCGGAGGTCCGCTTGA